The Amphiura filiformis chromosome 12, Afil_fr2py, whole genome shotgun sequence genome includes a region encoding these proteins:
- the LOC140166818 gene encoding beta-2 adrenergic receptor-like: MGFNFSSNHQQPNISVSTPEPTTSGHDEEDILSVGVIGSLIFTLILAVIIFFGNGLVILLVVRFERLRTVTNYLMMSLAAADAIVSVSMVFGVVFILTPKSFENKYTCLGMWNTFMFAGFTSCLSLLLVTFERYLKISRPFSYQHIATTRVTFIAIAVIWIYTILLTIVLPLAGNNIVQSGSEFDCLDFNQVFHSAYLQFLLYANAILPFTIMCFIYCKLFLLVLEKLRSSTATADVSSKHWLKIEFKSVKTLLILLGFTGLAWLPISFMVLTDIYLGDSWTPSVELRSLFCMLLYINSTANPIIYSLRSEQFRTASIKLFCGDHRYRRWQPPVIPLSTIGGGTSKSPITAMSTV; this comes from the coding sequence ATGGGTTTCAATTTCAGCAGTAATCATCAGCAACCCAACATCTCTGTATCTACACCAGAACCAACTACATCTGGACATGACGAAGAAGATATCCTTTCTGTTGGTGTCATCGGATCATTGATATTCACTCTCATTCTTGCAGTCATCATATTCTTCGGCAATGGTTTAGTCATCCTTCTTGTGGTACGATTTGAGAGATTACGAACAGTAACCAACTACCTGATGATGAGTCTCGCAGCAGCCGATGCTATTGTGTCTGTATCAATGGTCTTCGGAGTGGTGTTCATTCTGACGCCAAAGAGTTTTGAGAATAAATACACCTGTCTTGGGATGTGGAATACTTTTATGTTTGCTGGCTTTACTAGCTGCTTATCGTTGCTGCTTGTAACATTTGAACGATATTTGAAGATTTCTCGACCTTTTTCGTATCAACATATTGCTACAACCCGTGTTACGTTTATCGCCATTGCTGTGATTTGGATATATACGATATTGCTAACTATAGTGTTACCATTGGCAGGAAATAACATAGTACAAAGCGGATCCGAGTTCGATTGTTTGGATtttaatcaagtttttcacaGCGCATATTTGCAATTTCTACTCTACGCTAACGCAATTTTACCATTTACTATAATGTGTTTTATATACTGTAAACTATTTCTCCTCGTTTTGGAGAAGCTTCGCTCATCAACAGCTACAGCTGATGTATCGTCAAAACATTGGCTGAAAATAGAATTCAAATCTGTCAAAACTTTACTTATCTTATTAGGCTTCACTGGTCTTGCATGGTTGCCTATAAGTTTCATGGTTCTTACAGACATTTACTTAGGTGACTCATGGACTCCAAGTGTTGAGCTGAGGTCGCTGTTCTGCATGTTATTGTATATAAACAGCACTGCAAACCCTATCATATATTCGCTGAGAAGTGAGCAGTTTCGAACAGCCTCTATCAAGTTATTTTGTGGTGACCATCGATATCGGCGTTGGCAACCACCCGTGATACCATTATCTACCATTGGTGGAGGTACTTCCAAATCTCCCATTACAGCAATGTCTACTGTGTGA